A window of the Ipomoea triloba cultivar NCNSP0323 chromosome 14, ASM357664v1 genome harbors these coding sequences:
- the LOC116005201 gene encoding cyclic dof factor 1-like: protein MKTLNVGENQKQTRMSEVKDPAIKLFGMTISLPPAPAPPQDDGDVSNSVTTPSHDNKNTSGVELTGDKQEVESPVSIAEESVEAVTSSVISEDPPRTQSPDKGTGSSKDIKKDDPSESSDSQEKTLLKKPDKILPCPRCNSLDTKFCYYNNYNVNQPRHFCKNCQRYWTAGGIMRNVPVGSGRRKNKSSAATNYHHIMVSENANGAVLAFGSDTPLCKNITTSMLDLVEKPQNCGPNGRYRGSEQAPACYGGRDTGNNEHSNGPSSMSIERGGNGAGVTESMWKNFHGFPPQVPCFPGPPPWPCSWNPALNPSSFPVSFYPAPAAPYWSCSPWNVAWISPSSSSDLSAQCSSPMSQTLGKRSREGHILKSSNSSTGEEPLGKTRENRGTTTVLIPKALRIDDSNEAAKSSIWSTLGIKNEKTDSPGASLLKAFSSKADEKNPHVADHSWLMKANPAALTRSLNFHEST from the exons ATGAAAACTTTAAACGTGGGAGAAAATCAAAAGCAAACCAGAATGTCGGAAGTGAAAGACCCGGCGATCAAGCTCTTCGGGATGACGATCTCTCtgccgccggcgccggcgccgccgcAAGACGACGGCGACGTTTCCAATTCTGTTACGACGCCTTCACATGACAACAAG AACACTTCAGGAGTAGAACTTACGGGCGATAAGCAGGAAGTTGAATCCCCGGTTTCAATTGCTGAAGAGTCGGTAGAAGCAGTAACCTCTTCGGTTATTAGTGAAGATCCTCCGAGGACGCAGAGTCCAGATAAAGGAACAGGGTCCTCGAAAGATATCAAGAAGGATGACCCGAGTGAATCGAGTGACTCTCAAGAAAAGACGCTGCTTAAAAAGCCCGATAAAATTCTTCCATGTCCCCGCTGCAATAGCCTGGACACCAAGTTCTGCTACTACAACAACTACAATGTCAACCAGCCCCGCCATTTTTGCAAGAATTGTCAGCGGTATTGGACTGCCGGGGGAATAATGAGAAACGTTCCTGTTGGTTCAGGCCGACGCAAGAACAAGAGTTCTGCTGCTACGAATTACCATCATATAATGGTTTCTGAAAATGCAAATGGAGCTGTCCTTGCTTTTGGCTCAGATACGCCCCTTTGCAAAAATATAACGACTTCCATGCTGGACCTTGTTGAGAAACCGCAGAATTGTGGTCCAAATGGAAGATATCGTGGATCTGAACAAGCTCCCGCTTGTTATGGTGGGAGGGATACCGGAAATAATGAACACTCTAATGGGCCTTCGAGTATGTCTATAGAGAGGGGAGGTAACGGGGCTGGTGTAACCGAATCAATGTGGAAGAACTTTCATGGATTTCCACCTCAAGTACCGTGCTTTCCCGGGCCTCCACCTTGGCCTTGTTCGTggaatcccgctcttaatcctTCGAGCTTTCCCGTGTCGTTTTACCCAGCTCCAGCAGCGCCCTACTGGAGTTGTAGTCCTTGGAATGTGGCGTGGATCTCCCCGTCATCTTCTTCTGATCTCTCAGCCCAATGCAGTAGCCCGATGTCTCAAACATTGGGGAAACGTTCCCGAGAGGGACACATTCTCAAATCATCAAACAGCAGCACGGGAGAAGAGCCTTTAGGGAAGACGAGAGAGAATAGAGGGACGACGACTGTACTGATCCCTAAGGCTCTTCGAATTGATGACTCGAACGAAGCAGCAAAGAGCTCTATCTGGTCCACATTAGGAATCAAGAACGAAAAAACCGATTCACCAGGAGCAAGCCTCTTGAAGGCCTTTAGCTCAAAAGCCGACGAGAAAAACCCTCACGTGGCTGATCATTCTTGGTTGATGAAAGCCAACCCTGCCGCCTTGACTCGATCACTCAACTTCCACGAGAGCACGTAA